A stretch of the Parabacteroides timonensis genome encodes the following:
- the rocD gene encoding ornithine--oxo-acid transaminase has protein sequence MRPEDYITREGKFGAHNYHPLPVVLKKGEGVFVWDVEGKRYFDFLSGYSALSQGHCHPKIIQALTDQAQKLTLVSRAFHSDVLGEYMEFACKFFGYDKLLPMNTGAEAVETALKLARRWGYRIKGIAPEKAKIIVCSENFHGRTITIISMSTDPSSYADFGPYTPGFIKVQYNNVGALEEALKDPDVVGFLLEPIQGEAGVVVPDEGYLRTCYDLCHAHHVLFIADEIQTGIGRTGKLLACDYEHIHPDILILGKALSGGVTPVSAVLASDEIMLTIAPGEHGSTYGGNPLAAAVGIAALEVVRDEHLSENAYEMGELFRSEMQKIDNPMIKQVRGKGLLNAVVTEPRGGKVAWDICLALKENGLIAKPTHDHIIRFTPPLVITREQMMEAIGIIKETLSRFL, from the coding sequence ATGAGACCGGAAGATTACATCACCCGTGAGGGGAAGTTTGGTGCACACAACTATCATCCCCTGCCTGTCGTTCTCAAGAAAGGAGAAGGCGTATTTGTGTGGGACGTGGAAGGCAAACGTTATTTTGATTTCCTGTCCGGTTATTCCGCCCTGAGCCAGGGGCATTGCCATCCTAAAATCATCCAGGCACTGACGGATCAGGCACAGAAGCTGACACTGGTATCGCGCGCTTTCCATTCGGACGTATTGGGCGAGTATATGGAGTTTGCCTGTAAGTTCTTCGGCTATGATAAATTACTACCTATGAATACCGGTGCCGAAGCGGTAGAGACAGCCTTGAAACTGGCACGCCGCTGGGGATATCGTATCAAAGGCATTGCACCGGAAAAGGCGAAGATCATCGTATGCAGCGAGAACTTCCACGGACGTACCATCACGATTATCTCCATGAGCACGGATCCCAGTTCGTATGCCGACTTCGGGCCTTATACACCCGGTTTTATCAAAGTACAATATAATAATGTAGGAGCGTTGGAAGAAGCCTTGAAAGACCCCGACGTGGTCGGCTTCCTGTTGGAACCGATTCAGGGGGAAGCAGGCGTAGTTGTCCCCGACGAAGGGTATCTCCGCACTTGTTACGACTTATGCCATGCCCATCATGTGCTGTTCATTGCCGACGAGATACAGACCGGCATCGGGCGTACCGGTAAACTGCTTGCCTGCGATTATGAGCATATTCATCCCGATATACTGATCCTGGGGAAAGCCCTCTCCGGTGGTGTCACTCCTGTTTCCGCCGTACTGGCGAGCGACGAGATCATGTTGACGATTGCTCCGGGCGAACATGGTTCCACGTATGGAGGAAACCCGTTGGCTGCCGCTGTCGGAATAGCTGCCCTTGAAGTGGTGCGCGACGAACATCTTTCGGAGAATGCTTACGAGATGGGTGAATTGTTCCGCAGTGAAATGCAGAAGATAGATAATCCGATGATTAAGCAGGTACGCGGAAAAGGCTTACTGAATGCCGTCGTTACCGAACCTCGCGGCGGAAAGGTGGCGTGGGATATCTGTCTGGCACTGAAAGAAAACGGTTTGATAGCTAAACCGACACACGATCACATCATTCGTTTCACACCGCCGCTGGTCATTACCCGCGAACAGATGATGGAAGCGATCGGTATAATAAAGGAAACGTTGTCCCGATTTTTGTAG
- a CDS encoding GLUG motif-containing protein, which produces MKYYLQKRIFRLLLAAVIVCLLPLAAWGQGVQPSGGGASVSDPYQISSRAHLEWIAEQVAGSNDFDGKYFKLQNEIYLSDSPWTPIGKPYHNSFCGTFDGDGYKITGLYIPATSPVVYGYLGLFGNIGANGHIKNLGVEIAPGGIELYPVDYTCEAADLLAGGIAAYTNDCTIEDCYVTGGGFYCNKDSEGYSIIMGGIVGEANGSTTIKNCYATIDLTFECENFKYYQANNRSGLSGIAKGGTITNCYYSGKLRAHVGTNTNYNWSVGGISSDGATINNCLVLSPDISAIVDNGTGTVRAYTISSNPTGSSNYVSQYTTLNGTEPIYDDGANGTKWTDIGDGDAPLSAWIGTSNWVANTYDKYMTVLKMTDGNTFKEDPSNVFKEVIPIKTAAELAAISANATSLAKDYRLANDIDLTEYITNNGGSWKSIGNNTTPFKGTFNGDGYRITGLTIPEGSSNTGDEGGLFGKIGTYNSPDYIKPEIVIKNLGVVIAESGIHINHNIQRGGGIASSIYSSKIQNCYVTGGSVIAVGNPNSRGTLSIGGIAGQIYATIEHCYSTIDLKADWDNPRDGNPGEDLYVGGIVGEASNGIIKNCFATGTISVSLSNVSDVGFNSYAGGIAAFNTGHSCTIENCLSVNSGGLSIETAIPASASINNIIGIKGTGNFTGNYTLSDIPKTAGVTSDQGDAGTDWDGVVAYPAGIFDNGEWQKPVTSISASTFPKLCYAGTTRLMPNQPDVRHPYRVNVSSVSNGTLTTNRQPWGKVGETITITTTPDGDYVTNGSPTVTGTSGTIAVSGSGNSYTFTMPAENVTVSATFIKVYTITVDGSIANGSIEVKKPDGTLLSSGANADIANGTVLSITATPDGGYRLKQLTVDGSPITGSTHTVMADATLSAEFELTPVTPPVDPDPTPPAPTVYYTVTLPSVEGAATDPVAGEYEVEAWGNFRFYLTLDKEYDQSEPVITTDRGETITPRNSDGAYIIKYVRNDVGIFIDNVVKNPDPVANETIATDDIKVWAAKGYLHISNPTAQKAQVYNLTGSLVKQADIPAGDTEWQLPAGIYIIRVGAVRQTVIL; this is translated from the coding sequence ATGAAGTATTATTTACAAAAGAGAATTTTCCGGCTGCTATTGGCAGCCGTTATAGTCTGCCTCCTTCCCTTAGCGGCATGGGGGCAAGGGGTACAACCTTCCGGAGGCGGTGCCAGCGTGAGTGATCCCTACCAGATCAGCTCCAGGGCACATTTGGAATGGATAGCGGAGCAGGTAGCAGGAAGTAACGATTTCGATGGCAAGTACTTCAAACTACAAAACGAGATCTACCTGAGCGACAGTCCCTGGACACCGATCGGAAAACCCTACCACAACTCTTTTTGCGGCACTTTCGATGGCGACGGATATAAGATAACCGGACTCTATATCCCGGCGACAAGTCCTGTAGTGTATGGATACTTGGGACTGTTCGGAAACATCGGTGCAAACGGGCATATCAAGAATCTGGGCGTAGAAATAGCTCCGGGCGGCATAGAACTGTATCCCGTCGATTATACATGCGAAGCTGCCGACCTGTTAGCCGGTGGAATAGCCGCATACACAAATGATTGCACGATTGAGGACTGTTATGTTACCGGCGGCGGGTTCTATTGCAACAAAGACTCGGAAGGATATTCCATCATTATGGGCGGTATAGTAGGAGAAGCCAATGGGTCTACAACAATCAAAAACTGTTACGCCACGATAGACCTGACATTTGAATGCGAAAACTTTAAATACTACCAAGCAAATAATCGGAGCGGACTGTCGGGAATAGCGAAGGGAGGAACTATCACGAATTGTTATTATTCCGGGAAATTGAGGGCGCATGTTGGTACCAATACAAATTATAACTGGAGCGTGGGCGGCATATCTTCCGATGGAGCTACAATCAACAACTGTTTGGTTCTAAGTCCGGATATATCGGCTATTGTTGATAATGGAACGGGAACTGTAAGAGCCTACACAATTTCCTCGAACCCAACTGGTAGTTCAAATTATGTCTCACAATACACCACTTTAAACGGAACAGAACCCATCTACGACGATGGAGCAAACGGCACGAAATGGACGGATATCGGGGATGGCGACGCACCGCTTTCTGCTTGGATAGGAACCAGCAATTGGGTTGCAAATACTTATGATAAATACATGACAGTCCTGAAGATGACCGATGGAAATACATTCAAAGAAGACCCATCTAACGTTTTCAAAGAAGTAATCCCCATCAAGACTGCTGCCGAATTAGCAGCGATTAGCGCTAATGCAACATCTTTGGCCAAAGATTACCGATTGGCAAACGACATCGACTTGACCGAGTATATCACCAACAACGGAGGCAGCTGGAAATCAATCGGTAATAACACGACGCCTTTCAAGGGTACCTTTAACGGGGATGGCTACCGGATCACCGGACTGACCATTCCGGAAGGATCAAGTAATACAGGAGACGAGGGCGGCTTGTTCGGGAAGATTGGTACATATAACTCCCCTGATTATATAAAACCCGAAATAGTTATAAAAAACCTGGGAGTAGTAATAGCCGAAAGCGGCATACATATAAATCATAATATACAACGGGGAGGTGGTATTGCATCTTCTATTTACAGTAGCAAAATACAAAACTGTTACGTAACCGGAGGATCTGTTATTGCTGTTGGTAATCCCAATTCTCGAGGAACGCTTAGCATTGGAGGAATAGCCGGACAAATTTACGCAACTATTGAGCATTGCTATTCTACTATTGACCTAAAAGCAGATTGGGATAATCCAAGGGATGGCAATCCCGGTGAGGATTTATATGTCGGTGGTATTGTCGGTGAAGCAAGCAACGGAATTATAAAGAACTGTTTTGCAACCGGAACGATATCAGTCTCTCTCAGTAATGTTTCGGATGTAGGGTTCAACTCTTATGCAGGGGGGATAGCTGCATTTAATACAGGCCATAGTTGTACAATAGAGAATTGTCTGTCGGTAAATAGTGGTGGACTTTCAATCGAAACAGCTATACCTGCATCAGCTTCTATCAACAATATAATTGGCATTAAAGGCACTGGAAACTTTACAGGAAACTATACCCTGTCAGATATTCCGAAGACAGCAGGCGTTACAAGTGACCAAGGGGATGCCGGAACGGATTGGGACGGTGTTGTAGCCTATCCCGCAGGTATCTTCGATAACGGGGAATGGCAAAAACCTGTCACAAGCATTTCTGCAAGTACATTCCCTAAACTCTGTTATGCCGGTACAACCCGGCTTATGCCCAACCAGCCGGATGTGAGACATCCGTACAGGGTCAATGTCAGTTCGGTCAGCAACGGTACGCTTACTACCAATCGTCAGCCCTGGGGGAAAGTGGGCGAGACTATTACCATCACAACCACCCCTGACGGAGACTACGTGACGAACGGCTCCCCGACAGTAACCGGTACAAGTGGGACTATTGCGGTATCAGGCTCCGGTAACAGCTATACGTTTACCATGCCTGCTGAAAACGTTACGGTATCCGCTACATTCATCAAAGTCTATACGATAACCGTCGATGGTTCCATCGCAAATGGAAGTATCGAGGTGAAGAAACCCGATGGGACTCTTCTAAGCTCGGGTGCTAATGCTGATATAGCAAATGGTACTGTACTTAGCATCACAGCCACCCCGGACGGAGGCTACCGCCTGAAACAATTGACTGTGGACGGAAGCCCGATCACGGGAAGTACCCATACCGTTATGGCCGATGCCACCCTCTCCGCCGAGTTCGAGCTGACACCGGTTACACCTCCTGTCGATCCCGATCCAACGCCTCCTGCCCCAACGGTTTACTATACGGTAACCCTCCCATCCGTAGAAGGTGCCGCCACCGATCCTGTAGCCGGAGAGTACGAAGTAGAGGCCTGGGGTAATTTCCGTTTCTATCTCACTTTGGATAAGGAATACGATCAGTCGGAGCCTGTCATTACGACCGACCGTGGCGAAACCATCACGCCACGCAACAGTGATGGTGCTTACATTATCAAATATGTTCGCAACGATGTGGGGATATTCATCGACAATGTCGTGAAGAACCCCGACCCGGTTGCCAACGAAACGATAGCTACAGATGATATCAAAGTATGGGCGGCAAAAGGTTACCTGCATATCAGCAACCCGACAGCACAAAAGGCACAGGTCTACAACCTGACCGGATCGCTGGTTAAACAGGCTGACATCCCGGCAGGAGATACTGAATGGCAATTGCCTGCCGGCATCTACATCATACGGGTAGGCGCTGTACGCCAGACAGTCATTTTATAA
- a CDS encoding MFS transporter codes for MSTLHSNTRIGTKVQLCLMMFLQYMLSAVWWVPLAAYLSHTLKLEVYQVSLVLSAMAIGAMASSFIGAIADRYFAAEKILAVLNILTGVFLLLAAQQKDFLPLMFFVVMAMLCHMPTQSLTSTIAMSHAPSEQFPRIRMFGSVGWVASGIFSLVAIHLLGMEAFDDTNLPMYCGAGVCFIAAFANLTLPHTPPSVAKSSKISVMDITGFSAFSLMKDKNYRVFMILTFLSIIPFTLYHVYGSMILADEQVRNITVTMNFGQLAEMFFLVITTTILVKSGIKNTLIFGMIAMLVRYGAFFFGAETGQQWFYYIGIIVHGLIFGLFYVGGQVYTDNVAPKEMKAQAQGLLFFLVWGVGFLIGTLWNGWLIGFFRDGDKCDWPVLFIISSICTAVLLFLFIFLFKPVSLKTADK; via the coding sequence ATGAGTACACTACATTCTAATACAAGAATCGGAACAAAAGTTCAGCTTTGCCTGATGATGTTTCTTCAGTACATGCTAAGTGCTGTCTGGTGGGTGCCACTGGCTGCCTATCTTTCACACACACTTAAGCTGGAAGTGTATCAGGTCTCCTTAGTATTAAGTGCGATGGCTATCGGTGCAATGGCTTCTTCTTTTATCGGAGCGATTGCCGATCGTTACTTTGCCGCAGAAAAGATATTAGCAGTATTGAATATATTAACGGGTGTCTTTCTCTTACTGGCAGCCCAGCAAAAGGATTTTCTTCCTTTGATGTTCTTTGTAGTAATGGCTATGCTTTGTCACATGCCGACACAGAGTCTGACAAGTACGATCGCGATGAGCCATGCTCCGTCCGAGCAGTTTCCGCGTATACGTATGTTCGGTTCGGTCGGTTGGGTTGCTTCGGGGATATTCAGTCTGGTGGCTATCCATTTATTAGGAATGGAAGCGTTCGACGATACGAATCTGCCGATGTATTGTGGAGCCGGTGTCTGTTTCATAGCCGCTTTTGCTAATCTGACACTTCCGCATACTCCTCCCTCGGTAGCAAAGAGTTCAAAGATATCGGTGATGGATATTACAGGTTTCAGCGCTTTCTCGCTGATGAAAGATAAGAACTACCGGGTGTTTATGATACTGACTTTCCTGTCGATTATACCGTTTACACTTTATCATGTATATGGTTCTATGATTCTGGCAGACGAGCAGGTACGAAATATTACGGTGACGATGAACTTCGGACAGTTGGCAGAAATGTTTTTCCTGGTTATCACTACGACGATCCTTGTGAAGTCGGGAATTAAGAATACATTGATCTTTGGTATGATAGCTATGCTGGTCCGTTACGGAGCCTTCTTTTTCGGTGCGGAAACCGGACAACAGTGGTTCTATTATATCGGAATTATCGTACACGGGCTGATTTTCGGATTGTTCTATGTCGGTGGACAGGTTTATACGGATAATGTGGCCCCGAAGGAAATGAAAGCACAGGCTCAGGGGCTTCTTTTCTTCCTGGTATGGGGTGTAGGCTTCCTGATCGGTACATTGTGGAATGGATGGTTGATAGGATTTTTCCGGGATGGTGACAAGTGCGACTGGCCGGTACTGTTTATAATATCTTCTATTTGTACAGCAGTATTACTGTTTTTGTTCATATTCCTGTTCAAACCGGTAAGCCTTAAAACAGCAGATAAATAA
- a CDS encoding HU family DNA-binding protein has translation MTKTELIKKVADDTGLAVTQVKKTVESLLLIMTQTLSNSDEICIQNFGTLRPWLQNGRMARNPKTGVAVKISPRVSVKFRPGKALLNELNK, from the coding sequence ATGACAAAAACTGAATTGATAAAAAAGGTTGCCGACGATACGGGACTAGCAGTTACTCAGGTGAAAAAGACTGTTGAATCGCTGCTCCTGATCATGACCCAAACTTTGAGCAACAGCGATGAAATATGCATCCAAAACTTCGGAACGTTACGTCCCTGGTTACAGAATGGACGCATGGCGCGCAATCCCAAGACTGGTGTTGCCGTTAAAATTTCTCCCCGTGTATCAGTGAAGTTCCGTCCCGGGAAAGCATTATTGAACGAGCTTAATAAATAA
- a CDS encoding M26 family metallopeptidase, with protein MNTFKPIFAALVLFLFQAIFLACGDDKEDIIIPSENSIPGQEFGIRQLTVKLPRLGRLEILFSKINCRIHIKGVDDRITYPVNTFLSATADSLIIEAEDPILSELPHQMYHLNYITFPKKDLAVKAAEVTAEAGIQDTVYLGARLSVEDPDNIVFRSSFNLEADQIGVGSAADPIAIACGKNFYDVICTELTAGNDLTDKCFELTANINFQLPEITTDKGWQPAGRHNVNGSSTSFNGMIDGNGNAIDLLSSSSTEDYAGLFYTLGSRAYVHDIEFTSVALNGKDYIGAVACHSEEGARLENISLTGFIDGASNIGGLVGSGDVTVTNCVSSLAVKVKSDKSASNIGGLIGYTTSSEIKNCILTGLVTAPKGKNVGGITGTGGSFTNCYVGGSIEGYDYTGGITGMAGGTFAGCRVGATMSYNSYAFPWEVFLTQPLVTPFSISIIGHNYVGGFAGGGSLTLEGENIFMRESGTTATLTGYDYVGGLVGHSNSLEARASASYISYAHIKAHDYSGGVAGRLENMNTDAIFTNRGSINATGYHCGGIVGWGTALACKGTWTNEATIVGVRAVGGIIGDVDKMDSQCEIHMINDGSVTSTNYYLGGLVGYSNSQLNFGENSRVSHEGGSMKITGEYYVGGVIGSLEMEVGSKSYIINKQPAVHANIYARSYVGGISGYMRLRNATGVTGVINGTNTCKIVITSSSTSGTCVGGAIGFMRAETNTDNVGQIKLSGITQLTGSITAAGGAVGGIVGRLENNKNKSVLIEDCKNFVNLTSTATSNVDGFGGISGLREELGYEIRISRCANYADISGRNVSAAGGIFGQQEENVYIDQCFNVGKVDANSAVGGILGRAFDGTTVENCFNMGEVPWVSGKTLLAGIVGQKENKSKKDLRIKNCYNVGTTGWGIIGGEDDKNVDCLNCYYLDTASNGDMKKSGSVSKNATQMRQKGTYSGYSTDIWLFGTDGQGAPTLKNNKIASGFPNPLSQ; from the coding sequence ATGAACACTTTCAAACCAATTTTTGCAGCTTTGGTGTTATTCCTTTTTCAGGCAATCTTCCTGGCTTGCGGCGACGACAAAGAAGATATTATTATTCCCTCGGAGAATAGCATACCCGGACAGGAATTTGGAATACGCCAGCTAACAGTGAAACTTCCCCGTCTGGGACGACTCGAAATACTATTCTCTAAAATTAACTGCCGTATTCATATAAAAGGAGTAGACGACCGGATTACTTATCCTGTCAACACATTCCTTTCAGCTACGGCTGACTCGTTGATTATCGAAGCGGAAGACCCGATACTAAGTGAACTTCCCCACCAGATGTACCATCTGAACTATATCACTTTCCCGAAGAAAGACCTGGCTGTGAAAGCAGCAGAGGTAACTGCGGAGGCAGGCATACAGGATACCGTTTACTTGGGTGCCCGCCTGTCGGTCGAAGACCCGGACAATATCGTTTTCCGTTCGAGCTTCAACCTGGAAGCCGATCAGATAGGCGTGGGGAGTGCGGCAGACCCTATTGCCATTGCGTGCGGAAAAAACTTTTACGATGTTATTTGTACCGAGTTGACTGCCGGTAATGATTTAACAGACAAATGTTTCGAACTCACAGCGAATATCAATTTCCAACTGCCTGAGATAACTACCGATAAGGGGTGGCAACCTGCCGGTAGACATAATGTCAACGGAAGTTCCACCTCCTTTAACGGCATGATAGATGGTAACGGTAATGCGATCGACTTGCTATCCAGCAGCTCTACGGAAGATTATGCAGGGCTCTTCTATACATTAGGATCGCGAGCCTATGTGCATGATATCGAGTTTACCTCTGTTGCTTTAAATGGAAAAGACTATATAGGAGCGGTTGCCTGCCATTCGGAAGAAGGGGCACGGCTTGAAAATATAAGTTTGACCGGCTTTATAGATGGCGCTTCCAATATAGGCGGACTGGTAGGTTCGGGCGATGTCACGGTTACAAACTGTGTTTCCAGTCTTGCTGTAAAGGTAAAATCAGATAAATCAGCATCTAATATAGGCGGGTTGATTGGCTATACCACCTCTTCCGAGATTAAGAACTGCATCCTTACCGGACTGGTTACAGCTCCTAAGGGCAAGAATGTAGGAGGCATTACCGGAACCGGAGGTTCGTTTACCAATTGCTACGTAGGTGGTTCTATTGAAGGTTATGACTATACAGGAGGGATCACCGGAATGGCTGGGGGCACCTTTGCCGGTTGCCGGGTCGGCGCAACGATGAGTTACAATTCGTATGCCTTTCCTTGGGAAGTCTTTCTGACTCAACCGTTGGTAACTCCGTTCTCAATCAGTATTATAGGTCATAATTATGTGGGTGGTTTTGCCGGTGGCGGCTCCCTTACTCTGGAAGGAGAGAATATATTCATGCGTGAGTCGGGGACAACCGCTACCCTAACCGGATACGACTATGTCGGCGGACTGGTCGGACACAGCAATTCTCTGGAAGCCCGCGCTTCGGCCTCTTATATCTCTTACGCTCATATCAAAGCCCATGACTATAGTGGTGGGGTAGCCGGTCGTCTGGAAAATATGAATACCGATGCCATTTTCACCAATCGTGGATCCATTAATGCGACAGGCTACCACTGTGGCGGAATTGTGGGTTGGGGAACGGCTCTTGCATGTAAAGGTACCTGGACTAATGAAGCTACTATCGTAGGCGTGAGAGCGGTGGGAGGTATTATCGGTGATGTGGATAAAATGGATAGCCAATGCGAAATACATATGATCAATGACGGATCGGTGACAAGTACGAATTATTATCTCGGAGGTCTGGTCGGATACAGCAACAGTCAGCTTAACTTTGGTGAGAACAGCCGTGTCAGCCATGAAGGAGGTTCTATGAAAATCACAGGTGAATATTATGTAGGCGGTGTAATCGGAAGCCTTGAAATGGAGGTCGGTTCCAAGTCATACATCATAAACAAACAACCTGCCGTTCATGCAAATATATATGCTCGTTCGTATGTCGGTGGTATAAGTGGTTATATGCGGTTGCGAAATGCAACTGGAGTAACCGGAGTGATCAACGGCACTAATACGTGTAAGATTGTGATTACTTCTTCAAGTACAAGCGGTACTTGCGTAGGCGGAGCGATCGGTTTTATGCGTGCGGAAACCAATACAGATAACGTCGGGCAGATCAAACTCAGCGGGATTACCCAGTTGACCGGCAGTATTACTGCAGCCGGTGGAGCTGTCGGCGGCATTGTTGGACGGTTGGAAAACAATAAAAACAAGAGTGTCCTGATTGAGGATTGTAAGAACTTTGTCAACCTAACCTCTACGGCAACCAGCAATGTAGACGGTTTCGGTGGTATCAGCGGATTACGTGAAGAACTGGGATATGAGATCCGGATTTCTCGTTGTGCCAATTATGCCGATATATCCGGAAGGAATGTTTCTGCTGCAGGAGGAATCTTTGGTCAACAGGAAGAGAACGTCTATATCGATCAATGCTTCAATGTCGGTAAGGTCGATGCAAACAGTGCAGTGGGCGGTATCCTCGGCCGTGCCTTTGATGGAACGACTGTGGAAAACTGCTTCAATATGGGAGAAGTGCCCTGGGTATCGGGCAAGACACTTCTGGCCGGTATCGTCGGACAGAAAGAAAACAAAAGTAAGAAAGACCTTCGGATCAAGAACTGCTATAATGTAGGCACCACTGGCTGGGGTATTATCGGTGGAGAAGACGACAAAAACGTGGATTGCCTGAACTGCTATTACCTCGACACCGCCTCCAACGGGGATATGAAAAAGAGCGGATCTGTATCGAAAAACGCCACTCAGATGCGTCAGAAAGGCACTTATTCCGGCTATTCTACTGACATCTGGTTGTTCGGTACTGACGGGCAAGGCGCTCCTACGTTGAAGAATAATAAGATAGCTTCCGGTTTTCCTAATCCATTATCCCAATAA
- the rocF gene encoding arginase, which translates to MKINVIGVPLNLGCDREGVERAPNHLRERGLMKVIRKNGHRAFDLGNLYVPPVSETDKFARGKSMKYLDAIVEVNNNLAELVYDTLRGGAFPLVIGGDHSLGLGSASGVGKCFDDFGIIWLDAHGDLNTNETSPSGNIHGMPLSALMGMGSEELVNIYAPGNKVNPQNVFLVGTRSLDEGEQALIERERLSVYTMDTIHLKGIDFVAEDIKRKLKERKIRNVHFSIDVDSIDPRFAPGTGTRVSEGLIPDEFKDFVNHILLTNLVKSLDLVELNPDLDTNDLTTNLCLDIIDYITARI; encoded by the coding sequence ATGAAAATAAACGTAATAGGAGTTCCTTTGAATCTGGGTTGCGACCGTGAAGGCGTGGAGCGTGCCCCGAATCATCTGCGCGAACGGGGATTGATGAAGGTGATCCGGAAGAACGGCCATCGTGCCTTCGACCTGGGGAATCTGTATGTCCCTCCCGTTTCGGAAACGGATAAATTTGCCCGTGGCAAGAGCATGAAGTATCTGGACGCCATCGTCGAGGTGAATAATAATCTGGCGGAGCTGGTGTATGACACCTTGCGCGGCGGGGCATTCCCGCTTGTTATCGGCGGCGATCATTCACTTGGGCTGGGAAGTGCTTCCGGTGTAGGGAAATGTTTCGACGATTTCGGGATCATCTGGCTGGATGCGCATGGCGATCTCAACACGAATGAAACCTCTCCCAGCGGGAATATCCACGGAATGCCCTTGAGTGCCCTGATGGGGATGGGAAGCGAAGAACTTGTCAATATCTATGCCCCCGGCAATAAGGTGAATCCGCAGAATGTCTTCCTCGTGGGAACCCGCAGCCTGGACGAAGGCGAACAGGCTCTCATCGAACGGGAACGTCTGAGTGTTTACACCATGGATACGATCCATCTGAAAGGAATCGATTTTGTAGCCGAAGATATTAAGCGGAAGCTGAAGGAAAGGAAAATACGTAATGTCCATTTCAGTATCGATGTGGACAGTATCGATCCGCGGTTTGCTCCGGGTACAGGAACACGGGTCAGCGAAGGGCTTATACCCGATGAATTTAAGGATTTTGTCAATCATATCCTTTTAACAAATCTTGTGAAGTCGTTGGATTTGGTGGAACTCAATCCCGACTTGGATACGAACGACCTGACAACCAATCTCTGCCTCGATATTATCGATTATATAACAGCAAGGATTTAA
- a CDS encoding DUF4469 domain-containing protein, with protein sequence MASNEPKKRSITGNLVANMLTEREDDFTFNVTYVASRSIEDLCKIAANGKSKFSASELLSAYNDLKAVAKEELYSASTVEFGLTNNSLGVDGSFIGPKAKFDPAKNNVTLRSTPIVEIKKDLKDISVIVGEVVEGLPTITKVTDVFTGEVNAKLTPGNTLNGEGKRIKIVGAEGSSVGFFFVKAEGETETAVPMTSVSRNDPSYFSFIIPALADGKYYLEVATQYGGNTKQLLKEIRRNRFPYLLTVGTDDDDRPVIE encoded by the coding sequence ATGGCATCAAATGAACCTAAAAAACGTAGCATAACGGGCAACCTCGTTGCTAACATGCTGACAGAACGTGAAGATGACTTCACTTTCAATGTAACTTATGTAGCTAGCCGTTCGATCGAAGACCTTTGCAAAATCGCGGCAAACGGGAAAAGCAAATTCTCGGCATCGGAATTATTAAGTGCTTACAACGATTTAAAGGCTGTAGCCAAGGAAGAATTATACTCAGCTTCTACCGTTGAATTCGGGCTGACCAACAACTCGCTGGGAGTAGACGGTTCCTTTATCGGCCCGAAAGCCAAATTCGATCCGGCAAAGAACAATGTGACCCTTCGCAGCACCCCGATCGTAGAGATTAAGAAAGACCTGAAAGACATCAGCGTGATCGTTGGTGAAGTAGTAGAAGGCCTCCCGACTATCACCAAAGTAACCGATGTATTTACTGGCGAAGTAAACGCCAAACTCACTCCGGGCAATACCCTCAACGGCGAAGGCAAACGTATAAAGATCGTAGGAGCCGAAGGCAGTTCGGTCGGTTTCTTCTTTGTCAAAGCAGAAGGTGAAACAGAAACTGCCGTTCCGATGACATCCGTTTCACGCAACGATCCGTCTTATTTCTCCTTTATCATTCCGGCATTGGCCGACGGCAAGTACTACCTGGAAGTCGCCACCCAGTATGGCGGCAATACCAAACAATTACTCAAAGAGATTCGCCGTAACCGTTTCCCCTACCTATTGACAGTAGGTACAGACGACGATGACCGGCCAGTCATCGAATAA